A single Carnobacterium alterfunditum DSM 5972 DNA region contains:
- a CDS encoding DegV family protein, producing MKLKIVTDSTVELTDEEVARYGIQIIPLSSMIDNVVYHDDIEITNEEFLQKMKQSPELPKSSQPPVGKFLATYNALTADGSEVLSIHVTETLSGTVHSAHQAAALADGKVTVVDSQFCARGMAFQVLAAAEFANLASSTEEMLDHLENVKSRTILYISIVNLENMIKGGRIGKTMGKLTSLMDIKATLQMTDGKLHSDSKGRGTKSIVKRYKAICQTLHDAPKKVSAIGFTHVGMSDYSTTILEMLKTTFPHIEPMVSYASPSVMTHAGPEAVSVQFLLEK from the coding sequence ATGAAATTAAAAATTGTAACCGATTCAACTGTCGAATTAACCGATGAAGAAGTAGCTCGTTATGGTATTCAGATTATCCCGTTATCTTCTATGATCGACAACGTGGTCTATCATGATGATATTGAGATAACAAATGAAGAATTTCTACAGAAAATGAAACAATCACCTGAGCTGCCGAAATCCTCTCAACCACCTGTTGGGAAATTTTTAGCTACCTATAATGCTTTAACGGCTGATGGAAGTGAAGTTTTGTCTATTCATGTAACCGAAACATTGAGCGGGACTGTCCATTCAGCACATCAAGCAGCAGCATTAGCTGATGGTAAAGTAACGGTCGTCGATTCTCAATTTTGTGCTCGCGGTATGGCTTTTCAAGTCCTTGCAGCAGCCGAATTTGCAAACCTTGCTTCATCAACAGAAGAGATGCTCGATCATTTAGAAAACGTAAAATCTAGAACGATACTTTATATCAGCATCGTAAATCTTGAAAATATGATAAAAGGCGGCAGAATAGGTAAAACGATGGGCAAACTGACTTCCCTAATGGATATCAAAGCAACTTTACAAATGACAGATGGAAAACTCCATTCCGATTCAAAAGGACGTGGAACGAAATCAATTGTAAAACGCTATAAGGCAATTTGCCAAACCTTACATGATGCTCCAAAAAAGGTAAGCGCTATCGGATTTACACATGTTGGAATGAGCGATTACTCGACTACTATTTTAGAAATGTTAAAAACGACTTTCCCCCATATTGAACCTATGGTGTCTTATGCAAGTCCTAGTGTGATGACTCATGCTGGTCCTGAAGCCGTCTCTGTCCAATTTTTATTAGAAAAATAA